The following are encoded in a window of Clarias gariepinus isolate MV-2021 ecotype Netherlands chromosome 8, CGAR_prim_01v2, whole genome shotgun sequence genomic DNA:
- the LOC128529040 gene encoding probable E3 ubiquitin-protein ligase HERC3 — MLCYWGEAVKPDGFGLVKPDSVRFTDTGIGYLSPKSRISDVSPGKSLMGFIRGDGNASVLRLNTREQVKSGKLKTLDQKKDKIRLISCGETDAVLLENGGRIFSLEKSNVYSPIKSLCNKTVIQVACGDQHFMALTNDGQLFTWGQNSSGQLGLGKGEPSSLSPQHLKSLCGIPLAQISAGGDHSFALSLSGAVFGWGRNSAGQLGLGHKDDIYIPTCVSNLSQKKTISISCGEEHTATLSKGGTVFTFGSGHYGQLGHSSFRDELQPRVVTALWGLNVSQITCGRNHTLALVESSNTIYSFGCGEQGQLGNGQRTNQCVPLPVQLPPEADDNHTVEIIVAGGDQSFVLCCPKNSDHHLEPNQRKGITLLEDKMIHRWVSKCESKEWRTIKKEIKRVFSSPACINGSFIIKSRDEHYRTSTHFSGLDLESVKNTFKRLAKKKGALQEIEKVVENALLPSMSFCAAGVEALRVFLILPELLRVLKPETKLTALYASAILSLDPSMRDALETLWSELPETFLKTVVELFYTSATKMISKLTYDYRQKPVLDTPLHKSVQVLQMLHKASCRNQRELTSANFIIYEINELFDMMHVIQTDINNLYGRLVWGGDITVMQAEQQKHLKMQHTLRILKSCPCIFPLEAKYRLLNSRECRGPFRMEIRRTALLEDCFRHLRAASEQALKGWMQVVYCENQETSDVNKRDFFHKAFKMLLDSESQMFMYNDTNTLIWFPPEPSLPEERYFLLGLLCGLAFYNNSVVHMPFPLALFKKLLNITPSLEDFAELSPVIAQSLQYLLNYSDDDAENMEMTYTVVWNNREVELDPSEPDKAVTSSNKDLFVNSYMDYVLNRSVERVFNEFKRGFYKVCDKKLVKFFQPEELRGVMLGSEEYDWDTFKTNATYEGGFHAKHPTIVLFWEAFEELSSQDKKSFLLFVTGFDRVPILGMGQVRMTVRPFFNSTEDHLPHALTCHTLLDLPVYQSKEILQTKLVEAIHHRRGFWED; from the exons atgCTGTGTTACTGGGGAGAAGCTGTAAAACCGGACGGGTTTGGTTTAGTGAAACCCGACAGTGTGAGATTCACGGACACCGGCATTGGGTACCTTTCTCCCAAATCCAGGATCAGTGATGTGTCTCCAGGGAAGAGTCTCATGGGATTCATCCGCGGGGATGGAAACGCTTCTGTCCTGAGACTCAACACCAGAGAGCAGGTCAAGTCTGGGAAACTCA aaacTTTAGACCAGAAGAAAGACAAAATCAGACTGATCAGCTGCGGTGAAACTGATGCTGTTCTTCTGGAAAATGGAGGAAGGATATTTTCTTTGGAGAAATCCAATGTTTACAG cccCATAAAGAGCCTCTGCAATAAAACTGTAATTCAGGTTGCATGTGGAGACCAGCACTTCATGGCACTAACAAACg ATGGTCAGCTGTTCACGTGGGGTCAGAACTCGAGCGGTCAGCTGGGTTTAGGGAAAGGCGAGCCAAGCTCTCTGTCTCCTCAGCATCTCAAGTCCCTGTGTGGGATCCCACTGGCTCAGATCAGCGCAGGAGGAGACCACAGCTTCGCCCTGTCTCTCTCGGGGGCCGTGTTTGGCTGGGGCAGAAACAGCGCCGGGCAGCTGGGTCTGGGGCATAAGGATG ACATATACATTCCAACGTGTGTAAGTAACCTGAGCCAGAAGAAAACGATTTCCATTTCATGTGGAGAGGAACACACTGCTACTTTGTCAAAG GGAGGAACAGTCTTCACGTTCGGATCCGGCCATTACGGACAGCTTGGTCATAGTTCATTCAGAGATGAACTTCAGCCTAGAGTGGTTACTGCACTTTGGGGTTTAAACGTGTCCCAGATCACCTGTGGGAG GAATCACACTCTGGCACTGGTTGAATCATCAAACACAATCTACTCATTTGGATGTGGAGAACAAGGACAACTGGGAAATGGGCAGAGGACCAATCAGTGTGTGCCACTTCCTGTACAGCTGCCACCAG AGGCAGATGACAACCATACAGTTGAGATCATCGTTGCTGGTGGGGATCAGTCCTTTGTCTTGTGCTGTCCTAAG AATTCTGATCACCACTTGGAGCCTAACCAAAGGAAAGGGATTACGTTGTTGGAGGACAAAATGATTCACAGATGGGTTTCCAAGTGTGAATCAAAAGAGTGGCGAACAATTAAAAA GGAAATAAAAAGAGTTTTCTCCTCTCCGGCGTGTATAAATGGGAGCTTCATTATAAAAAG TCGTGATGAACATTACCGAACATCCACACATTTCTCTGGTTTGGATTTGGAATCGGTAAAAAACACTTTCAAGCGGTTGGCCAAGAAGAAGGGGGCGTTGCAGGAG ATTGAGAAGGTGGTGGAGAATGCTCTTCTGCCCTCTATGAGTTTCTGTGCTGCTGGTGTGGAAGCTCTGAGGGTTTTTCTCATCCTGCCTGAACTACTTAGAGTACTGAAACCTGAGACAAAGCTCACAGCATTATATGCTTCTGCCATTCTAAGCCTGGATCCGTCCATGCGTGATGCTTTAG AGACCCTCTGGTCAGAACTCCCTGAAACCTTCCTTAAAACAGTAGTGGAACTTTTTTACACTTCAGCCACAAAAATGATATCTAAGTTGACATATGACTATAGACAAAAACCAGTCCTGGATACACCACTACATAAATCTGTGCAAGTCCTCCAGATGCTCCACAAG GCTTCCTGCAGGAACCAAAGAGAACTCACATCTGCGAATTTCATCATCTATGAAATCAATGAGCTGTTCGACATG ATGCATGTTATACAGACTgacataaataatttatatggGCGTTTGGTTTGGGGTGGAGACATTACTGTGATGCAGgcagaacaacaaaaacacctG AAAATGCAGCACACCTTAAGAATTCTGAAGTCATGTCCTTGCATCTTTCCTCTGGAGGCTAAATACCGCCTTTTAAATTCGAGGGAATGTAGG GGACCCTTTAGAATGGAGATAAGACGTACTGCACTCCTGGAGGATTGTTTCCGACACCTGAGGGCTGCGAGTGAGCAAGCGCTGAAAGGCTGGATGCAG GTGGTGTACTGTGAGAACCAAGAAACGAGCGATGTCAATAAGAGGGACTTCTTTCACAAAGCGTTTAAAATGCTGCTGGACTCAGAATCGCAAATGTTCATGTACAATGACACAAATACACTGATCTGGTTCCCTCCTGAG CCCAGTTTACCAGAGGAGAGGTACTTCCTTCTCGGACTCCTGTGTGGTTTGGCTTTTTACAACAACAGTGTCGTGCACATGCCCTTTCCCTTAGCGCTGTTTAAAAAACTTCTTAACATCACGCCTTCTCTGGAGGATTTTGCTGAGCTGAGTCCAGTCATAGCACA GAGTTTGCAGTACTTACTGAACTacagtgatgatgatgctgaGAACATGGAAATGACCTACACT GTGGTCTGGAACAACAGGGAGGTTGAACTGGATCCCAGCGAGCCTGACAAAGCTGTGACAAGCTCTAACAA AGACCTGTTTGTGAACTCGTATATGGATTATGTGCTGAACAGATCAGTGGAGCGAGTGTTTAATGAGTTTAAAAGAGGATTTTACAAAGTGTGTGACAAAAAGCTGGTGAAATTCTTCCAGCCAGAGGAGCTCAGAGGAGTGATGTTGGGCTCAGAGGAGTACGACTGGGACACTTTTAAAACG AATGCAACATATGAAGGTGGATTTCATGCAAAACATCCAACGATTGTCTTATTCTGGGAAGCGTTTGAAGAACTGTCAAGTCAGGACAAGAAAAGTTTCCTCT TGTTCGTGACCGGGTTTGATCGAGTTCCCATTCTGGGTATGGGACAGGTGAGGATGACAGTACGACCCTTCTTTAACTCCACAGAGGATCATCTACCCCACGCCCTTACCTGTCACACCCTACTGGACCTCCCTGTGTACCAATCAAAAGAAATACTTCAAACCAAGCTCGTTGAGGCCATACACCACAGAAGAGGCTTCTGGGAAGATTAA
- the LOC128529042 gene encoding probable E3 ubiquitin-protein ligase HERC3, with the protein MLYWGKLNSTEDDPSHQDNKICDEIFCKMGIKDMSITSQGLAAFIRDPDRRVTLVTSHKRMTLDLKKERAGICSAGQEHVVIVTEAGAVWEWKHSTQSNIPRKISPLNNLHIAQVACGSYHTVVLTKDGQLFTWGQNSRGQLGLGKGEPSSLSPQPLKSLCGIPLAQISAGGDHSFALSLSGAVFGWGRNSAGQLGLGNTDDRHAPVCVKSLNLKKTVFISCGEDHTAVLTKGGLLFTFGSGRYGQLGHNSLRDELLPRVIAEFWGSKVSQIACGGHHTLALVESSNTIYSFGCGAQGQLGNGLRTNQCVPFPVGLPPEYSPDQAVKKITAGGNISVLFISDDAQASSNLSSCNTTAVLNDEMIDRWISPCNSKTRKRNQKKIQKMFSSASCINGSFCEKSDDQHYKTSKLYSGLDLSLARLAFEKLAKKDNVLPEVETVVEKALLPSLSPDAAGVEALRVYLILPELLRVLKKQGRGTQLTVALARAILQLKPESMEVLTSLWTKLPYYYYRTLVKMFHSVCAHFMSLRIKTTCDHWTEVLPLLRVLRKLYNVNSQRAASLTEGYFLIKELNDFFTLMNQDRLKHLFSVKRLSEEDRMERLICYRFILDLKSKQTAFQFLQMEHGSLTANRNTLCVNRETVLADTRVYLEQDRHNFCLPLMVKFNLEDGLDYGGVSAGFFTLIGQEIKDSSVIQTFEDSGLVWFSADSESSQEEFFYFGVMCGLALYNHYFINIDFPMVLFKKLLDLRPTLCDLEELSPVEARSLKNLLTEDEDVVEVLYLDFTVKGIELIPNGAEIPVTKANRQKYVDLYVDFVFNKSVEGQFRKFKEGFSRGSPFDLWRMFKPEELRDLLYGTSIYDWEELERGVTYEHCGPLDDLIRDFWSVFFEMDEEHKKKFLAFVYGTDRLPVGGISKLQLKIVKCNYSDADDRFPSAQTCFGILHLPNYSSIHILQSKLTDAIKYCEIFGQR; encoded by the exons ATGCTTTATTGGGGCAAACTGAACTCAACAGAAGATGATCCTTCACATCAGGACAATAAAATATGTGATGAAATTTTCTGCAAGATGGGAATCAAGGATATGTCAATCACATCTCAGGGGCTCGCGGCGTTCATCAGGGACCCGGACCGGAGAGTCACCTTAGTGACGTCACATAAGA GAATGACTTTAGATTTGAAGAAGGAGCGAGCTGGCATATGCAGCGCCGGGCAGGAGCATGTTGTGATTGTAACTGAGGCAGGGGCGGTGTGGGAATGGAAGCATTCGACCCAATCCAACATACCCAG GAAGATCAGCCCATTAAATAACTTACACATTGCACAAGTTGCATGTGGCAGCTATCACACTGTCGTCCTAACAAAAG ATGGTCAGCTGTTCACGTGGGGTCAGAACTCGAGGGGTCAGCTGGGTTTAGGGAAAGGCGAGCCGAGCTCTCTGTCTCCTCAGCCCCTCAAGTCTCTGTGTGGGATCCCACTGGCTCAGATCAGCGCAGGAGGAGACCACAGCTTCGCCCTGTCTCTCTCGGGGGCTGTGTTCGGCTGGGGCAGGAACAGCGCCGGGCAGCTGGGTCTGGGAAACACTGACG ACAGACACGCCCCTGTTTGTGTGAAGAGCTTGAATTTGAAGAAAACTGTTTTCATCTCATGTGGAGAGGACCATACTGCTGTTCTAACAAAG GGAGGGTTGTTGTTCACATTTGGATCAGGTCGTTATGGGCAGCTTGGACACAACTCACTGAGAGATGAACTACTGCCTCGTGTAATTGCTGAATTCTGGGGGTCCAAAGTGTCCCAGATAGCCTGTGGAGG GCATCACACTCTGGCACTGGTTGAGTCATCAAACACGATCTACTCGTTTGGATGTGGAGCACAAGGTCAGCTGGGAAATGGCCTGAGGACCAATCAGTGTGTGCCGTTTCCTGTTGGGCTGCCACCAG aaTACAGCCCTGATCAGGCAGTTAAGAAAATTACTGCTGGAGGGAATATTTCTGTTCTCTTTATCTct GATGATGCTCAAGCAAGTTCAAacctgagttcctgtaacaCCACAGCAGTGTTAAATGATGAAATGATTGATCGCTGGATTTCACCCTGTAACTCAAAAACCCGGAAAAGAAACCAAAA GAAAATCCAGAAAATGTTCTCATCAGCATCATGCATTAATGGGAGCTTCTGTGAGAAAAG CGATGACCAGCATTATAAAACATCTAAACTGTATTCTGGTCTCGATTTATCTTTGGCTCGTCTTGCCTTTGAGAAGCTGGCCAAAAAGGACAATGTTCTACCAGAG GTCGAGACGGTGGTGGAGAAAGCCCTTCTGCCCTCTCTGAGCCCGGATGCTGCTGGTGTGGAAGCACTGAGGGTTTACCTCATCCTGCCTGAACTCCTCCGAGTGCTGAAAAAACAAGGGCGTGGCACACAGCTCACTGTTGCACTGGCACGTGCCATCTTACAACTGAAGCCTGAGTCAATGGAGGTGTTAA CAAGCCTGTGGACCAAACTGccctactactactacaggACTCTGGTGAAGATGTTTCACTCTGTGTGTGCTCACTTTATGTCACTGAGGATAAAAACAACTTGTGACCACTGGACTGAAGTTTTACCTCTGCTAAGGGTTCTGCGGAAACTTTACAAT GTTAATAGTCAGAGAGCTGCATCCCTGACTGAGGGTTACTTTCTTATCAAGGAACTCAATGACTTCTTCACCTTG atgaatcAAGATCGTTTAAAACATCTATTCTCAGTAAAGAGATTGTCTGAAGAG GACAGGATGGAACGCCTCATATGTTATCGTTTTATTCTTGATTTAAAGAGTAAACAGACAGCCTTCCAG TTTTTACAGATGGAACATGGTTCTTTAACTGCCAATCGAAATACACTGTGTGTGAACAGAGAAACTGTGCTGGCTGACACACGTGTGTACCTGGAACAAGACAGACATAATTTTTGTCTCCCTTTAATG GTAAAATTTAATCTGGAGGATGGGTTAGATTATGGAGGCGTGAGTGCTGGATTCTTCACCCTGATTGGACAGGAGATAAAAGACTCCAGTGTCATTCAAACTTTTGAGGACTCGGGACTCGTCTGGTTCTCTGCT GATTCTGAATCCAGTCAGGAGGAATTCTTTTACTTTGGCGTCATGTGTGGCTTGGCCTTATATAATCACTATTTTATAAACATCGACTTCCCGATGGTACTGTTCAAGAAGCTGCTGGACCTCAGACCGACTCTGTGTGACCTGGAGGAGCTGTCGCCAGTGGAGGCCAG AAGCCTAAAGAATTTACTGACAGAAGACGAGGATGTTGTGGAAGTGCTTTATTTGGATTTCACA gTAAAAGGAATAGAACTCATTCCGAATGGAGCAGAAATCCCAGTCACAAAAGCCAACAG GCAGAAATATGTGGACTTGTACGTCGACTTTGTTTTTAACAAGTCTGTAGAAGGACAGTTTAGGAAGTTTAAGGAAGGTTTTTCTCGTGGAAGCCCCTTTGATCTCTGGAGGATGTTCAAGCCTGAGGAGCTCAGAGACTTACTCTATGGCACGTCGATATATGACTGGGAGGAGCTTGAAAGG GGAGTCACTTATGAACATTGTGGACCCTTAGACGACCTTATCCGGGACTTCTGGTCTGTTTTCTTTGAGATGGATGAGGAGCACAAGAAGAAGTTTCTGG CTTTCGTTTATGGAACAGATCGCTTGCCTGTAGGAGGAATCTCTAAACTGCAGCTGAAAATTGTGAAATGCAACTACAGCGATGCAGATGACCGTTTCCCGTCTGCACAGACCTGTTTCGGCATTTTACACCTTCCGAACTACAGCAGCATCCATATACTTCAAAGCAAACTCACTGATGCCATTAAATATTGTGAAATTTTTGGACAAAGATAA